One Candidatus Eremiobacteraceae bacterium genomic region harbors:
- a CDS encoding AbrB/MazE/SpoVT family DNA-binding domain-containing protein, with the protein MKSTVQTWGNSLAVRIPKALSEDLGIKEDSRVDLAVEDGLLVITPNSGRRARLRKMLAMITPENMPDEKEPFGKRVGREAW; encoded by the coding sequence ATGAAATCGACGGTGCAGACCTGGGGCAACAGCCTGGCGGTGCGAATCCCCAAGGCTCTGTCCGAGGATCTCGGGATCAAGGAAGACTCGCGCGTCGACCTGGCGGTCGAGGACGGACTGCTCGTCATCACCCCCAATTCCGGCCGCCGCGCGCGCTTGCGGAAGATGCTCGCGATGATCACGCCGGAGAACATGCCCGACGAGAAAGAGCCGTTCGGCAAGCGCGTCGGACGCGAAGCGTGGTGA
- the mazF gene encoding endoribonuclease MazF, whose amino-acid sequence MPERGDVIDIDFDPQSGREQAGRRPALVLSDAEYNALVGLCVCCPITSRVKGYPFEVEVRGAPGVVGVVQVDQVSSLDWQARKAARKSRVPNLVVDKVVAKINDLIGS is encoded by the coding sequence GTGCCCGAGCGCGGAGACGTCATCGACATCGACTTCGATCCGCAGTCAGGCAGGGAACAGGCGGGCCGTCGGCCCGCCCTCGTCTTGTCCGACGCGGAATACAACGCCCTCGTCGGCCTGTGCGTGTGCTGCCCGATCACGAGCCGCGTCAAGGGATATCCGTTCGAGGTCGAGGTGCGCGGCGCGCCCGGCGTCGTCGGCGTCGTGCAGGTCGATCAGGTCTCGTCGCTCGATTGGCAGGCGCGCAAGGCCGCCCGGAAATCGCGCGTGCCGAACCTCGTCGTCGACAAGGTCGTCGCGAAAATCAACGACCTGATCGGCTCCTGA